The Bdellovibrio sp. ZAP7 DNA segment ACGGCATGACTACAGAGCTTCTAAGATCCTGCTCCGGCGTTTTAGAAAGCATCCGAGGGGCACCGCCCCAGGACTATCGCCATCTCTCTGTGAGATCGGCAGTAAGTATCTGTCTTGACCGCGTAATGGGTCCATGGTAGACCCTTGTTTTACTTTTTGAAAATTCGATTGGCATAAGGGACTAAGCAATGGCTAAAGCTGCAAAAAAGACTGTTAAAACTAAGACTGTAAAAGCTAAATCTGATGTTAAAGAAACGAACCTAGTTCGTCGCGTAAGCATCAAGGCTGCTAACAAAAGCATCCAAGCTTTCGACTCTGGCGACACTGTTAACGTATACGTAAAAGTAAAAGAAGGCGAAAAAGAACGCGTTCAGCTTTACAAAGGTATCGTAACTAAAATTCAAGGTGCAGGCGCTGCGAAATCTTTCACAGTTCGTAAAATCTCTGCAGGCGTTGGCGTTGAAAGAACTTTCCCGTTCAACTCTCCAGCTTTGGATAAAGTTGAATTGGTTAACGTAGGTAAAGTACGTCGTTCTAAACTTTACTTCCTTCGCAAACTTTCTGGTAAAGCTGCGAAAATCGAATCTGAATTGGTAACTCAATCTGCAACTGCAGCTGAGTAGTTTTCCAATTTAAATTTCTATAAATGAAATTTCAAAAGACCTGATTCTAACGAGTCAGGTCTTTTTTTGTCCATTGTGCATCTCGTTTTCAAGTGACCACCTAATTCGCCTCTGTCTAAAATCACCGTGCTTTAACTTTTAAGCATCAAGCAACGGGATACGACAGCCATGGCAAAAACTAAATCAGCAAAATCTAAAAAGACGTTGAAAGCTGCCAAGGCAAAACGTCCAGTGATCAAGTATGCGGCGGCAGGGAAATCTGCGAAGTCTGTGACTGTAGTTAAGGCAAAAAAAGCGACGAAGCCTAAAAAGAATCTGGATCTTCCCAAAGTGGAATGGAGAGATTTTTCTCCCACCCCGGTGATCGGTGTCGATGAAGTAGGTCGCGGTTGTCTGGCGGGTCCTGTGTATGCGGCTGCGGTGATTTTTGAGTCGGAAGATCTGCAAGATCTGGTGACGGACTCAAAACTTTTGTCCGAAGAGCGTCGTGAAGAGTTAGCGATACTTATTAAAGCAAAACATAAAGTCGGTATCGGCTCTGCAAGTGTCGAAGAGATCGATGAACTGAATATCCTGCAGGCATCTTTGCTTGCGATGAAGCGCGCGATTGAAGCACTTGGTGTGACTTCTGGACATGTATTGGTGGATGGAAATCAAAAGATTCCGAATCTAAATGGATTTCATCAAACGACCGTGATCAAAGGTGATTTGCGTGTGGCTCCAATTTCTGCGGCATCGATTGTTGCGAAGGTAACTCGTGACAACTTGATGAAAGATTTGGGAGTGAAATTTCCAGTTTATGGCTTCGAAGGACACAAAGGTTACTCAACGCCAGTGCACAAGCAATCCATCGTCGAGCATGGACCGTGTGACCATCACCGCAAGTCCTTTGCCGGTGTTAAAGAATACGTCCGTTAAAAAAGCTTACTGGGCTCACGAGCGCGGAGTTCAGTCGGAAGAGTTCGTTTCTAAATATTATAGCCATCGAAACTATCAGTTACTTAAGCGTCGTGTGAAAACTCCGTACGCCGAAATCGATTTGCTGTTTCGAACTCCTGATGGCAGAAATCTTTTAATGGTCGAAGTGAAAACGGCCAATCAAACAACATTCTACAACGCAAGAATCTCACCTCGACAAAAATTTCGTTTAAAAGGGGCTGCCGTATTTCTAGCTGCGCGATTCAATTGCCTGGTCGAAGTCCATTGGGCCTTTGTCACCAAGTTTGGAGAAATCACAATCATAGACGATGTAACATAAATTTATTAGAAGCCGAATTGGTCCAATGCTTCTGGTGGCATTGGTGGTTTTGGTGTTCCGTCGAAGTTGAACTCGGCACTGAGACGCAAGTTGGTGTCACCGCCAGTCACTTGGTCTTGAATCAAAGTGATCATCCAGCAATCGCCGGGGGGTTTAAACTGAGCGATGTAGGCCCAGGACTTTGGATTATCGGTGCTTCCGCGCGCATTTGCATCGTAAACCAAACGACCCATTAAATTTACATAACGAGAAATAAATCCTGCGGAGAAAGCCCAGTCTTCTGTACGTGTTGTTGGGTCAACAGGTTTACCCGGAGAAATTTTGTACTGCTTCGTTAAAGCGACTTGAGCAAATTGACCCATATCATTCAAGACGCGCACACGTGAAGATGCATTGGTGACGCCGTGATAAGGATAGTAATTGAAAATAGAATATGTCTGGAAACGCGCCAAGCGCACATCTAGCGTCGCACTTAAGTCAGACCAGGGTTCACCCTGCGCTTTATTGTTTTGAGTGCCGTCATAGGATTGCGCAAGTTTCAAGTAACCGATCTGTTGATATTCAGGGCGGTCACTCAACCAGGTTTTTCGAATAATTTTATTCGTTAAAGCAAATGTCACCAGATTTCGATCGTACACGCGGTCCGTATAGTCAAACTGCAAGCCGTAATCAGATGCCAAGTCCAAGTCGGAAATGGAATCTGTGGAGGTATAGGGAGCATCATTTACTTTGCCTTGGCCGTAAAAAGGATGCGTCCCTTGATCAATCCAAGGTATGTTGGTGTAGGAAATTTCGGGTATAATTTCGTGCTTAAAGCGAGTGGCTTTGGAATCCACTTGATCGCCGTAAATACGACTGAAATCCATGCGACCGGTAAGTTCAGTACGGGCGTATCTGCGCACGTAGTTTTTTTGATCGCTGACTTCGAAATTATAATGAGTCTCGCGGTAGCTTACTCGTGGAAGGACGTCGATACCGTCAGACACTTTGATCGGATAAGAAAGTGTCGGTAAGAAATCCAAACGTTGACCGGTACGAATAAGATCCGTCGATGGGTCATAATTGCCGTCGTACTTTTTTTGACAACCAGGAGTGTCAGACCATTGTGGAGTTCCGCAGGTGCTGTCGACATAGCGGATTTTGTTTCCATTTGCGTCGACGCCATAAACCATGTCGTCATAGGCCTGCCCACTGCGTGCGAAATTCACATAGTCCAAATTAATTGTGTAAACGAAATTTGTCTCGCCAATGTTTTTTTCAACTTGCGACCAGCGGATTTCCGGCAACCGGTGAACCGCGTCTTCATTTCCTGCTAATGGATCCGCTTGTAAAATATTGTAATAGTATGACGTATCGACACTGGTGTGAGTGTCTTTGGTATTTTTTGTCACTGACACGCGACTTTCCATCGCTGAGTCACCGTGATTCATTGTCTCCAAAGGGAAATCTTTGGGATACTGAAGGTCACTGGCCAGATTTACGCTGGCACGATGAACGTAATCGTTGGGCATTGTTTGGTAGTGATCGTATTTAACGTACCAACGCTCAAGCGGCGTATTTTTATCGGCTGGGGAGCGGTAGTCATTGAGGCGCGAATCGTGACCGAAGGCGCTATCGTAAAGTGTTGCCGTATTTAAAATACCGCCACTGTCTTCATTTAAGGCATAGCGGTATTCAAGCATTCCTTTTAGACCACGCTTTTCGTAATTCTTAAGTGTGATCGTGGCATCGGTATTACGAGAAATTGCCCAGAAGTACGGTTGGTAGAATGTAAAACCCCCGTTGTCAGATAACTCGAAACCAGGTGTTAAAAGACCTGTTTGTCGGTCACTCTTGAGTGGAACAACCAGATACGGAAACCAAAATACGGGAATGTCAGAAACTCTTAAGATCGCATTCTTGATATAAGCGTAACCACCCATTTCAGCGCGAACGGTGGAACCTGAAAAACTCCAGGATGCCGGACAGTTCGTGCAAGTCGTATAGTCGGCGTTGCTAACGATAAATTCCTGATCGCCGGTTTTTTCTAAAACACTTCCGGAAAACGCAACAGGTCCTGATGAGACATAACCATTATAGATAATACCCGTGTTGTTTTCGTAATCGAGATTGATATGTGAACCAGCGATCGTATTTTTCATGTCGCTGATTTCGACATTGCCCACTAATTCTGCGCGATGAGTGCGAAGGTGAACGACGGCTTTGTCGGAGCGGATGTGTTGACCTTGATAAACGATCTGTACGTTGCCCTCAAGTTCAACCGTTTCATTCTCGTTATCGCGGAACATGCTGTCAGCATTCAGCATTATCCCCTGAATTTTTGCAGCTGGTGCTGTCGGCGTTGCCGCAGGAGTCGGCGTTGGTGTAGGAACCGGATCCACAGCAAAAGCCATAGATGACGTCACCAAAGACAGGAATAGAGATGAAAACAAGATGAACAAACGTAGATGCACCAAACTATGGTAGGGAGTCTTTAGCCCTTTGTCGAGCTTGAAATTTGGACTCAAAACGGCATGAAAATACGCCGTTAAGTTAGAACCTGATCGGTGAAGAAGAAGGGATTATTTCATGGATTTGAAACTCGTTTTAGACGGGGATATTACTATTATTTCTTTAAGCGGCCGCATTGAGATCGAAAAAGCTCAGTCATTCAAAAAAGCCTGCTTAACCGCTTTCGCCGACAAAAAAGTCGTCTTTTGTATGAAGAATTTAAATTTCGTGGGATCATCAGGCATTCAGTCATTTTTCGGTCTGTTAAATGAGATGAATGAAACTAAGCAATTGAATGTGAAAATCGCGGGATTGAATCCAGATTTCCAGCGCCTTTTTGCGTTTTCTCAGTGCCTGGCGCTGGAAGTTCATGAAAGTATTGAAGGCGCTCTACAAAGTTTCTAGGTCCGTCGCCGCAGCGACGGCGGAAGTTATTCCTGTTTACGCATATCGTTCAATTTCTGACTCAACTCAAGGTTCAAGCGCTCCAAAGCAGCGGCTGCAGCCTTGAGTTTTTCATTTTCTTCGTTCTTGGCATTCCACATGTAGCGAAGACTTTCGAGTTGCTCGAAATACTGGCGATTTTCCTTCTCCAGTTTTTGAATCGACTCTTGGTCTTGTACCACGCGGATTTGCAAGTCGGCATGCTCAACACCCAGCTTTTGATTCTGACGCGTAAGCTCGCTCATGCGCTCTTGTTGGCGCGCGATTTCTTGCTCCAGGCGATGACGAATTTCTTCTTTGCTACGGCGAACAACAATCAACTCATTCTCAAGGGTGTCTTGGCGTTCAAGTGCTGAATGCAGTTTTGCTGTCTTCACCTCAAGATCTTCTTGAGCTTGATGTAGTACTTGAAGTTCCTTATTCATACTCGCGATCTGGTCTTCATAATGTTGAACCATTTCTTGAGCTTTTTTATCCGAAGTCTCGACTTGGTAGCGAGCATTCTTAGTAACTTCAATGACTTGATGGCGAAGGTCACGAAGCAAGGCTTCGTTATGATTGAGGCTCGCTTCAAGTTCTGAAACACGAGCATCTTGAGCAGCTGAATATTCTTTCAGCTGCTGGATGTAGGGTTTCACCTGAGTTTTGATGCGATCATGATATTTCTCATGGCGGACGATATCCGCTGTCATCACTCGGACTTTTTGCTCAAGGGCACGCATTTTTTCTGCCTGAATTTCTTTTTCGCGCTCGATTTGATCAACCTTGTGTTTCCACATGTTGTCTTTTTCGCGCCAAACAAGAATCTGATCCGTTACGGACGACTGTGACAGACGAGCTTTTGCGCTTTCCTCGCTTAGACGTTGATTCTCATTTTCCAATAAAGAGAGTCTGCGTATCGCAACTTTAAGTCGCGCCATCAAATCTTCATTCTGGGAAATAAGGTTTTCCACAGTTGATGATTTCAAAATCTCTTTTGGTAAATGACTGACGTCAGCTCTTTTGGGAAGCTCGTCGGGAAGTGGAATAGGAGCGACCCTGGGCTGGTGTTGCTCAAATTCGAAGTCTAAATGTGCTAATTTCGCGCTCTGGAATTGTTCGGTGTCCATAGCCCTCCTCCATGAAGTCTAGGTCGCCCTAAATCCAGTTTCTCAGCCTGAGACAAATCCGTCAAACCAAAGGCTTAAGACTAGACTAAGATCTCGTGAAATAGGCTTTATGGTTTGATATTAAAGTCCGAAAAGTAATCCATGGCAGTTCCAGCATTAAAAGACAATGCCGCTATGGCATCAGAAATTAAGAAGATCGATGACGCTGGCCTATTTGATATGGGTAAGGTGGATAGTTCTGAGTTGGGAAGTCCTGAGTCTTTCCGCTATAAAATTCTGACATTGGTGTTGGGCGAAAGATACGATCGCGCGATCGAAGAGTTAAAAGACTTTTTGGATGAGCCGTCGGAGTATCCAGACTTTAAAGGTAAGATCACAAGATTTATCCACCACGGGATTGATTTGATTTATGCGATCAAGGCGAAGCGTGGTTTCCCGGGGATTAATTCTTTGACTCGCGCCAAGCAACAAGAGCTTCGCGAGAAATTTAAAGAACACTTTAAAGAGCTTCAGTATATCCTTAAAACTATTGAAAAAATTCAGACGGATCTGCGTATTGCGGATGCTCGTTCTACGATTTATGTGGTGCGCGCGTTGTGTGCGGCTGCGTTGGGTATCATTATCTTGGCATTTTGGATGGATATTGTTCACGGTCTCGCTCAGACGAGTGTGATTGTCTTTGATGATGCCTTCGGGCGGCTGGCAAACTGGCTGGTTGAACTCGTCGGACTTTAATAAAAAAGCCACCTTCTGGGTGGCTTTTTTATTTTCTATTACTGCTTAATAGTTCTGTAGACCTCTTCTAGGATCGGTTTAGATTGGCCGCCGCTTAGAAGTTTTCCGTTAACAAACACCGTTGGTGTCCCTTGGATTTGAGCGTCGCCGCCTTCTTTAGCCATGGAAGAGATCATCTCTTTTGTTGCCGGGTCGTTCACGCATTTTTTCAGATCTTCCAAAGGAATTCCAACCTTTGTGGCGATTTGCTCAAGCATTTTGTCGATCAATTGAAGCTTGTACATCTCCATTTGATTTTCGAAAACAAAGTCATGGGCTTCCCAGCCTTTTTTAGCAATTTGCTCTGAGCACATAACGGATGCTGCCAATCCGCAACGAACTCCGTCTCCGCCGCCCCCTTGCATCGCAGGGTTGCAAGTCGGATCCAATGGGAATGGTTTGAAAACCAATTTTACATCGGGGTGAGCTTTTACGAAGGCATGAATTGGTGGAGCTGCATCTTTGCAGTGAGGGCAAAGGAAATCTGCAAACTCAACAATAGTCATCACGGCTGGTTCTGTTCCTGTTTGTAGGACAAGGCCCTTCGCGATATCGAATTTTTGCTCTGGTGATGGAATCCAAGAGCGTACTTTATCTTGAGTCATTTTTTGCAGATCACCGAAGCCTTGGCTTTCCATATACATTAGGTTTGCAACAAAGGCGAAAACCGGGATGCAGATCAAAGAACCCAAAATCCAACGATCTGTTACGAAAATGTCCTTAATATCCTCAGTCAGGTTGCGAGCTGACAGGTTTTCAGCGCCTTTAAGTGCGCCCACGAATGTGATGATTGAAAGTACGTACGTACCAATGCAAACCAGGCAGTAGGCTGTCATCGCTGTTGCGGAAATCAGGCCCATGATGACGGATCCTAAAAGGACCAAGCTTGCCATCAAGAACGTATAGCGTGAAGTTTTCTCTGGATCTTGAGTTAGATTCCAACGAGTTACGCTTAAAAGGAAAAGTAAAATAACATTTGTTACCAAGCCCCAAAGTGCAACGGGAATTCCTAGAAACGAAGCAAACTTGCTGGCTGTCACCGTGTCGCAATTAAATGTTGCGCTCACATTGCAGAAAGAGGTTCCAGTCAAAGTCCCGAACTTAACCGCATAAAAGTGCTGAGTCAGATACGCGTGGCAGCCGATTGCGATCAAAGTTGCCAAAAGAGCGACAGTAAGGAAGACATTTTTATTTGAAGTTTGTTTCATGCCTTATTCAATCTTAGATTCGTGTTTGAAATCAATAAATTTTATGTAAAAATTGAAAGGCTATCAAGGAAGACAGCTTTGAACGACATACAGAAGTGGATACGCATTCGTAAAGATCTCTATTTGCAAATGGAGAAACAAGTCCGTCATCGTCTGGGGGAAGATACCCCAGAGTTGATGCGTTATCATAAAACCTATCAAGGTGAGTTTACCCGTAAATGGCAGCCGGCCGCACCTGCGGACCTGTGGGAGCAAATTGCGAATTCTCAAGTGGTTCTTATGGGGGATTTTCATGCTCTTCATCAATCACAAAAAGCTCAGCTTCGTGTCTTAAGAAATATTCCTAAGGAACGTAAAACGGTTTTGGCTGTGGAGTTTTTTGATGCTGCTGACCAGTCAAAAATTGATAAATTCATGCAAGGCAAAATGGCTGAAAAGGATTTTTTAAAAGCCATCAAATGGGAAACGCGATGGGGTTTTCCATGGGAGCACTATCGGCCTCTTTTGCGTTACGCTCAGAAACATAAGATTTCCGTGTATGGTCTTAATAAGTCCTTCACAAAACGAAATGCTACGACTTTAAAGTCGCGGGATGTTTTTGCCGGTAAAAAAATTGCAGAACTGACCAAGGCGCACCCGGAGAGTCTGATCTTTGTGATTTACGGTGATTTGCATCTGGCTTCGGCACACATTCCCGCTGAAATTCAAAAAAATCTGGGTAAGCCATTTTCGAAAAATGTTCTTAGTATCTTTCAAAATGCGGAAAAGATCTATTTCCAGCTTTTAAATCAAGGTGCCGAGGGAAATACTGACCTCATTCGTATCAATCGCAACACCTTTTGTCTGATGAGTGTTCCGCCCTGGGTGAAATGGCAAAACTATTTGATGTATCTAGAGCAAACTTACGACGAGGGTTTGCAATTCCAAAGTGAAGACGATGATGATTGGGATGATGACGAGGATTCTGATTTTGAACCTCTGGATTTCACGGATCACATTGGACGCTATGTAAAGATCATGGCCGAGGAATTGGGCTTGGATGTGTCCTTGTCGGCTTTGTCGGTCTACTCCGCCAATGATGATTCCTTTTGGACTCAGGTGCGTGAACATTATGACGCGAAAAAGCAGATTTGGATTCAACGTCTGATTGAGGATGAGTATTCTTTCTATTTGCCTGAAATCAGCGCGGCTTATTTGGCGCGGGGGACGGTGAATCACGCGTCAACTTTAGCGATGCAGTACATTCATGCTCAGGTGAGTGGAAGTAAGAATTTGTTTTGGGAAATGCCCCAAGACTTTCTGCGCTGGATTTGGATGGAGGCAGTTGCTTATTTTGGATCCAAAATGATCAATCCAAAAAGAAAGACCGACACCATTGCGGATATCAAAGCAAGCTTGGTGCATAAGGATTCGTCCGATATTGGTAAAGAGGCTTTGCAGCTGGCTCTTGCTCAGAAAATGCATGAGTTGATGGTGATCACGGGGGTTCCGGGTCATAAGCTTCAAGCTAAACCTCGTCGCAAAGCGAGCTATATGGTGGCGGCGACTTTACTTGGAGGCATGATGGGGGAGCGTCTTTTCTTTGGATATCAAAAGAAGCTCTTAAAGGCGTCGACAATGGCGTCTTTCATGCAAAAACCTATGGATAATGAAAACTTCGAAGTAGCGTATTATGGCATGTTGGAAATTGTAGAGTCATTGCCAACACCGTTTCACAGTAAAAAGGAAAAGCTATGAAAAAAACCTGGTTTCGCAGCATTCAACTAAAACCTGTGGGTCCGTTCAGTCTGGAAGAGATGCGCGCCTTTATTCATCGTGGTGAAGTTGGTTTGCTGGATTTAGTTTTGGATGAGAGTCATGGCGATGTGTGGAAGCCCGCAGCCGAGTGGAGTGTCTTTGAGCTGTCATTGTTCCCCGCAGCTCAGTCGTTTATTCCTGGAGTGGAGCTTGATGAAAACCTTCCGGAATGGGTGGTTTTGGTGGAGCAGAAAGGTTCCGCTCCATTGCAAGAAGGTCCTTATTCAATTGCCAATATTAAAAATGGAATCCGTTCAGGAAAATTTTCGCCCTATCAGCATATTTGGAAAAGCGGATTAAGTGGCTGGTGTCAGGTGAAGGATCGGCCTGAGTTTTATGCGTCAATTACGTCGGAGCAGTTAAGCCCCGAAGGAACTAATTAAGAGCGTCTTTTAGGTCTTTACCTGGTTTAAAGCGGGGCACGTGGGCACTCGGGATTTTCACCACTTGGCCTGTTTTTGGATTGCGACCCTGACGAGGCTTGCGAGTGGCTTTAGAGAATGTGCCAAAGCCCACGAGCTTTACTTCGTCACCTTTTTTAAGTGCTTCTTGAATTACACGAAGGGTAGCGTCAAGGATATTTTCTGATTGAGCTTTCGTAGATTTTGTACGTTCAGCGATGATTTCGATCAGTTGAGCTTTGTTCATTGCTAATATCCTTTAGATTGCAGGGAATGAACACTAAATTTTGCTAAGAAAATGGTCAAGTTAAAATTAGAAATGGGAGAGTTTTTCGATGAATAATTTGTTTCGAACCTTAGTCATTTTGTTGTTTCCATTGACTTTATCTGCGCAGCAAAAAGTTGCTGCTCAGCTGTATGGTTTGAAGTCGGAACGAAAGCAAAAGCTCTATGACTTGACGGTTGATTTTTCTCAGCAGGGGGCGGAAATTCTTGTGCAGAGCGATTTTCGTGACACGGATGGGAAAATGGTGGTCGCGGAAAAAGGTGTTGTCGCAGGCGATAGAATTCTTCGTTATGAAATTGTAAGGCCCCAGACTTCCGAGAAAGGCACCATCGTTGTCGATAGCGAGAAAATCAAATTCGAATACGAAGGCGCTGACGGAAAGAAAAAATCAGCTGAAGAAAAAGCCAGGGGTTTGATAGTATGTTCTTCCAGTTTTGCTTTGTTTGTTAAGTCCCATTTTGAGCAATTGAAAAAAGGCGAAGACATAGCCATCCGTTTTGCGGTGTGGGATCGCTTGGAAACTGTTGGGTTCACGCTTCGTAACCTTGGTATCAAAGAAATTGATGGTGAAAAGATGATGGAAGTACAGATGAAGCCGACAAGTTTTGTGATTGCTGCTTTAGTCGATCCTGTCCATTTCTGGTTTGCTGAAAAAGACCAAACTTTGAGAGTGATGAAGGGCCGCGTGGCTCCTAAGCAGATGAAGGATGGTAAGTGGAAAGACCTCGACGCTGAGGTTGTCTATACTATGGTCCAGACTCCAGTCTCAAAATAATACAGTCTCAATTTTTACCTGTTTCCCGCCGATAAGTGGGGCATGAAGAATCAGGACTCTCTCTTTGTAGTTTTCTGCTTGTGCCTCACGATCGGCATCGTTGCGGTCTATGGAGTGCTTGTTGGGCACTTTAACGGTCATCAGAAATATGAAATTCAAATCTCCGCTCTCAATAAAAAAGTTGAGAAGGAGCAATTCAATAATTCTTTGTTAAGTTATCAACTTAAGGATTTTCAACAAACTGTTGCTCAAGTCCTTCCGGATAATAAAACATTGCAGGCCAAGTTTGAAGTGAGCAATCTGGCGTCTGCAGTTCGCTCTCCAGCCAGTGAATCCGCTATTGATCTGTCGCCGATCATTTTTGAACGCGCAAAAAAATACTTCACTCAGCAAAGCTACGATAAAGCCATCAAAGAATTCAATAACTTGTTGGATAAATATCCACTGAGTTCTCATGGTGTTGAAGCTCACTTTTTTATAGCTGAAAGTTACTTCCTGAAAAAGGATTTCCGTAATTCTTTGGCGACTATTGATGATATGGTGACTCAGTATCCAGATAATGACCTGACAGGTTTCATTTTGCTTCGCATGGGGCAAATCAGTGAAATCAATAATCAGGTGGATGAGGCGTCTGAGGTCTATAACACCGTTCTAAAAAACTTCAAAAACGAAGATCTTCGTAAGCAAGCCCGCAAGCTTGCTCAAAGCGTGGAATTCAAATAATGAAGAAGGCCTTTCAGATTCTTCTTTTTGTGATGGCGTTTCAAATGGAGGTTCGAGTTCGTGCCTCCGCAGATACGTTGCAGCAGCCTTCGGGTTGTTTGAAATCCGCAGACAGTTGCGCGATTCACGTTCTGGGTTCTCCGTTTCACTTAAAACAAGAAGAACTGGAATTGCACTCAGCTGAAGGTTCAACTTTAATGCGTCTGTCGCAGGCCCAATGGCGTTTGGTAAAAGGTGTGTTGTGGGTCGAGGAAGCTCCGCAAGTGACTGTTGAAACACCTTATGCGACTGCAAAAGCAGCTCATGGCCAGTATTGGTTAATTGACCGTGGTGAAAAGCTTGTGATTCGTAATATCAATGCTGACTTAAATGTTGTCCTAAGAGACGGCAAAAAAATGGACGTGCCTGCAGGATTTGAATTCTGGGTTGCTGGGATCAATTCCAAAGGAAAGAATGAATATGGCATGATTCAAACGGTGGACATGAAGGATCATCTGGTGCTTTGGAATAAATTGTTTAAAGGCACTAAAGAGCAGTTTAAAACAGAAGTGACTGAGCTTCGTGAAAACTGGAAAGATCTGGCTGAACGCGGTGGCAGCCTTTATGAAAAGATAGCCCTTCGTCAGATTGCTTCCATCCAAGAAAGCCAACGAATTGAAGCTGAGAAAAAGCGCCAGGCTCAGATGGAGCGCCAGAAAACCCGTGAATTAATGTACAAACGTGCCTTCGACAGATGATTCCATTAAAACTTAGGTCCTGATTTCCGTTTTGAAAACCGAGTCCTGAAGTTTCTTCCGGCTGTACATGCTATTCTGCAGGCTGGGAGGATAAGGATGTCTTCTATTTCATCAGACCGCTCGCGCCAGGACGATACAATTAGACAGACTCGTGAAGAGTATGAGAATCGGGAAACCGAGAATGCCAAGCGCCGCAATGCGGAAATCAAGCGCCTTGAAAAACGCTATCATGACGATGTTAAAGCCATCACGGATAGTTATGAAAACAAGCTAGATACTTTGAATCAACGCAATCGAGATTTGTTGACGGAAAAAGATTTCGACAACAATCGTAAGATTGATGAAGTTCGCAATACGTATCGCGAATCTTTGCGCAATAAAACAGAAGAATCCTATAATGACCGCGCTTTGATGCGTGAGTCGTATGAAGCCCAAATTGATAAGCAAAAAAAGGTCAATGAGTCTCAGAAAGAAAATCTGGCTGGACAGTTGACTACCGAAATCAAAAATCGTGACGATCAAATGCAGCGCATGAGTAATGAAAATCGTCAGCGCGCCCGTGAGGACGTGGCCAAAAATACGCGTCGCTTGAATGATGCTCATGAAAAAGAGAGAGATGCGATGGCGAGCTCTCATCAGCAAGAGCTTGCGACAAAAAGTCGTGCCACGAATGAAATGCGCAAATCCTATGAGTCTCGCTTGAAAGAAAGCGAACGTATGCGCAATGATCAAAAAGAAAGTCTTCAGCAGAAGATCGCGGATGTCATTACGAATGATAAAGAAATGTATTCTGATAACTTGAACATGAAGCAGGAAGTGATGAATTCCGAGCTGAATCGTGTTCGTGATAAGTATCAAAATACTTTGGAGAGCAAAGTGCAGTCTATCGACGAGCAGAATGCAGAGTTCCGTGATACGGTGAATGATCGTATTTCGACTCAAGTGCGCTC contains these protein-coding regions:
- a CDS encoding HU family DNA-binding protein; the protein is MNKAQLIEIIAERTKSTKAQSENILDATLRVIQEALKKGDEVKLVGFGTFSKATRKPRQGRNPKTGQVVKIPSAHVPRFKPGKDLKDALN
- a CDS encoding ChaN family lipoprotein, which produces MNDIQKWIRIRKDLYLQMEKQVRHRLGEDTPELMRYHKTYQGEFTRKWQPAAPADLWEQIANSQVVLMGDFHALHQSQKAQLRVLRNIPKERKTVLAVEFFDAADQSKIDKFMQGKMAEKDFLKAIKWETRWGFPWEHYRPLLRYAQKHKISVYGLNKSFTKRNATTLKSRDVFAGKKIAELTKAHPESLIFVIYGDLHLASAHIPAEIQKNLGKPFSKNVLSIFQNAEKIYFQLLNQGAEGNTDLIRINRNTFCLMSVPPWVKWQNYLMYLEQTYDEGLQFQSEDDDDWDDDEDSDFEPLDFTDHIGRYVKIMAEELGLDVSLSALSVYSANDDSFWTQVREHYDAKKQIWIQRLIEDEYSFYLPEISAAYLARGTVNHASTLAMQYIHAQVSGSKNLFWEMPQDFLRWIWMEAVAYFGSKMINPKRKTDTIADIKASLVHKDSSDIGKEALQLALAQKMHELMVITGVPGHKLQAKPRRKASYMVAATLLGGMMGERLFFGYQKKLLKASTMASFMQKPMDNENFEVAYYGMLEIVESLPTPFHSKKEKL
- a CDS encoding GYF domain-containing protein gives rise to the protein MKKTWFRSIQLKPVGPFSLEEMRAFIHRGEVGLLDLVLDESHGDVWKPAAEWSVFELSLFPAAQSFIPGVELDENLPEWVVLVEQKGSAPLQEGPYSIANIKNGIRSGKFSPYQHIWKSGLSGWCQVKDRPEFYASITSEQLSPEGTN
- a CDS encoding tol-pal system YbgF family protein, which produces MKNQDSLFVVFCLCLTIGIVAVYGVLVGHFNGHQKYEIQISALNKKVEKEQFNNSLLSYQLKDFQQTVAQVLPDNKTLQAKFEVSNLASAVRSPASESAIDLSPIIFERAKKYFTQQSYDKAIKEFNNLLDKYPLSSHGVEAHFFIAESYFLKKDFRNSLATIDDMVTQYPDNDLTGFILLRMGQISEINNQVDEASEVYNTVLKNFKNEDLRKQARKLAQSVEFK